Proteins from a single region of Amycolatopsis sp. CA-230715:
- a CDS encoding ABC transporter substrate-binding protein: MSALAGLLVVTAGCSAGNPEVVAGGTTVENCGARVRVDQPPRRAVALDQETTETLLALGLRDHIAGTALHPEPVPEEYRADYATIPLLNPKELTGEQLRAANPDFVASAYISRFTREQVGTRDELTALGVPSYVSAVDCASYEPGKTPFERLFADYRNLGTLFDVPGRAADLIAKQRAVLGEAEKAGAARPSKPTVAYLYSVYNGTPRVAGGSGMPANMSRVLGVKNVFDDVDSNWPEVSWDQIAARDPSVIVLADLPDRGERGDTVAEKIQMMRAHPVLSQLNAVRAGRFVTVPGLELGATVRSVNALKRINDGLAGPR, translated from the coding sequence TTGAGCGCTCTGGCCGGTCTTTTGGTGGTGACTGCGGGCTGTAGCGCGGGGAACCCGGAGGTCGTGGCCGGGGGCACCACCGTCGAGAACTGCGGCGCGCGGGTCCGGGTGGATCAGCCGCCGCGGCGCGCCGTCGCGCTCGACCAGGAGACCACCGAAACACTCCTGGCGCTCGGCCTGCGCGACCACATCGCGGGTACCGCCCTGCATCCCGAGCCGGTGCCGGAGGAGTACCGCGCCGACTACGCGACGATCCCGTTGCTCAACCCCAAGGAGCTGACCGGAGAACAGCTCCGCGCCGCCAACCCCGATTTCGTGGCCAGCGCGTACATTTCCCGCTTCACCCGTGAACAGGTCGGCACCCGGGACGAGCTGACCGCACTCGGTGTGCCGTCCTACGTGAGCGCGGTGGACTGTGCGTCGTACGAGCCGGGCAAAACCCCGTTCGAGCGGCTGTTCGCCGACTACCGGAACCTCGGCACGCTCTTCGACGTTCCCGGGCGCGCCGCGGACTTGATCGCCAAACAGCGCGCGGTGCTCGGCGAGGCGGAGAAGGCGGGTGCGGCCAGGCCGTCCAAGCCGACGGTGGCGTACCTGTACTCCGTGTACAACGGCACGCCGAGGGTGGCGGGCGGCAGCGGGATGCCCGCGAACATGAGCCGCGTCCTCGGCGTCAAAAATGTCTTCGACGACGTCGACAGCAACTGGCCCGAGGTCAGCTGGGACCAGATCGCCGCCCGCGACCCCTCGGTCATCGTGCTCGCCGATCTGCCCGACCGGGGCGAACGGGGCGACACCGTCGCCGAGAAGATCCAGATGATGCGCGCGCATCCGGTGCTCTCGCAGCTGAATGCCGTCCGGGCGGGCCGGTTCGTGACGGTCCCCGGCTTGGAACTCGGCGCCACGGTGCGCAGTGTGAACGCGCTCAAGAGGATCAACGACGGCTTGGCGGGACCGCGATGA
- a CDS encoding ABC transporter ATP-binding protein: MRPRAWAGTAGLAGLMLLVTATYVGQGLLIAHLLSGVFSSIEADGLVLSLAVIGVLQVVRVSLILVKDSWAPRVSARVKEAVREGLTLKLMEIGPGQAQRMRAGDLQSTLVDSAELLDPLVGRFVPAVLASVLGSCLASVYVIAVDPVVGLVVLACALLAPLSKVAGRNWIQERGDRWMVSYRGMYSESLDAVQGMATLKAFNASGRRRREMVERGEVFCRDSIRLMVAWCGSSSVGALVVTIGTTASVGLGAWHAATGSVSVAGLFTILMLARETFRPMHELESAYHAAYQAIPAGIAVADILRIEPHVRDSATAVPELRQNPPGLEFRAIRFCYPTRSAPALDGFSLTVAPGERVAVVGRSGAGKSTVLGLLMRYFDVDSGSVRVDDRDIAEFPLAALRSLVGVVAQDTYLFHGTVRENLLLAKPDATDDEIRRAVTAAQATEFISRLPQGFETVVGERGLKLSGGERQRIAIARALLKDAPVLVLDEPTSSIDAANEAEITEALGELTRGRTTVIIAHRLSTVRDADRIVVMDAGRVVEFGSHPDLVARKGLYAELVATQSGVSA; encoded by the coding sequence TTGCGTCCGAGGGCTTGGGCGGGAACAGCGGGTCTCGCCGGGCTGATGTTGCTGGTGACGGCGACGTATGTCGGTCAGGGCCTGCTGATCGCGCATTTGCTGTCCGGGGTGTTCTCCTCGATCGAGGCCGACGGGCTGGTGCTGTCGTTGGCGGTGATCGGTGTTTTGCAGGTGGTCCGGGTTTCGCTGATCCTGGTGAAGGATTCGTGGGCGCCCCGCGTGTCGGCGCGGGTGAAGGAGGCGGTCCGGGAAGGGCTGACGCTCAAGCTCATGGAGATCGGGCCGGGGCAGGCGCAGCGGATGCGTGCCGGTGATCTGCAGTCGACGCTGGTGGACTCGGCGGAACTGCTCGACCCGCTGGTGGGGCGGTTCGTGCCCGCGGTGCTGGCTTCCGTCCTGGGTTCCTGCCTCGCTTCGGTGTACGTGATCGCGGTCGATCCGGTGGTGGGCCTCGTGGTGCTCGCGTGCGCGCTACTGGCACCTCTGTCCAAAGTGGCCGGGCGGAACTGGATCCAGGAACGTGGCGACCGGTGGATGGTGTCCTACCGCGGTATGTATTCGGAGAGCCTGGACGCCGTGCAGGGGATGGCGACGCTCAAGGCGTTCAACGCCAGTGGCAGGCGGCGCCGGGAGATGGTCGAGCGCGGTGAGGTGTTCTGCCGGGATTCCATCCGGCTGATGGTGGCGTGGTGCGGTTCCTCGAGCGTCGGCGCGCTCGTGGTGACGATCGGCACGACGGCATCGGTGGGTTTGGGCGCCTGGCACGCCGCCACCGGTTCGGTGAGTGTGGCGGGATTGTTCACGATCCTGATGCTGGCTCGCGAGACCTTCCGGCCCATGCACGAGTTGGAATCGGCTTACCACGCGGCGTACCAGGCCATTCCAGCCGGAATCGCGGTCGCCGACATCCTGCGCATCGAACCGCACGTGCGCGACTCGGCGACCGCGGTGCCGGAATTGCGGCAGAACCCTCCCGGATTGGAATTCCGTGCTATCCGGTTCTGCTACCCGACCCGGAGCGCTCCGGCACTCGACGGGTTCAGCTTGACGGTGGCGCCGGGCGAGCGGGTCGCCGTCGTGGGGCGGTCCGGTGCGGGTAAGAGCACCGTGCTGGGCCTGCTGATGCGGTACTTCGACGTCGACTCGGGCTCCGTCCGCGTCGACGATCGTGACATAGCCGAGTTCCCGCTGGCCGCTCTGCGGTCGCTGGTCGGTGTCGTGGCACAGGACACCTACCTGTTCCACGGTACGGTCCGGGAAAATCTGCTGTTGGCCAAGCCGGACGCCACCGACGACGAGATTCGCCGTGCGGTGACCGCGGCGCAGGCGACCGAGTTCATTTCCCGGCTGCCGCAGGGATTCGAGACGGTCGTCGGCGAGCGTGGCCTGAAACTGTCCGGTGGTGAGCGCCAGCGCATCGCGATCGCCCGCGCCTTGCTCAAGGACGCCCCCGTGCTCGTTCTCGACGAGCCGACCTCGAGCATCGACGCCGCCAACGAAGCGGAGATCACCGAAGCCCTCGGCGAGCTGACCCGCGGCCGGACGACCGTGATCATCGCGCACCGACTGTCCACGGTGCGCGACGCCGACCGGATCGTGGTGATGGACGCGGGCCGGGTGGTCGAGTTCGGCAGCCACCCGGATCTGGTGGCACGTAAGGGTCTTTACGCCGAACTCGTCGCGACCCAGAGCGGAGTGTCCGCATGA
- a CDS encoding FecCD family ABC transporter permease, which yields MTATEAPPAEGASLRRTATPTWVLFAVGLAALVLSAGVATCVGTNGVGLPEVARAVGTHLGLPVEPLPRLLDSLIWQLRVPRVLLAALIGAMLAVSGTVLQGLTGNALADPYLLGVSNGASVGAVAVTLSGLGGTALGLSGGALVGALLSFGAMMLLLRGGMRTVRIVLTGVVVGQLFAALTSLLVMASANAETTRAITYWLLGSMTSARWDSVLLCAIACAVGLAGCWTRSQALDAFSFGEDTAESLGISVRATRIAALVLTALLTSVAVASVGAIGFVGLIVPHAARFVVGPRHRVLMPFAAVMGAVFLVWTDALARIAMAPREVPVGVVTALIGVPVFLLILRRRGEL from the coding sequence ATGACCGCCACCGAGGCTCCTCCGGCCGAAGGAGCCAGCCTCCGCCGCACCGCGACGCCGACCTGGGTGCTGTTCGCCGTCGGCCTGGCCGCACTGGTGCTCTCCGCCGGGGTCGCCACCTGCGTGGGCACCAACGGCGTCGGCCTGCCGGAGGTCGCCCGCGCGGTCGGCACCCACCTCGGGCTGCCGGTGGAGCCGCTGCCCCGGTTGCTCGACTCGCTGATCTGGCAGCTCCGCGTCCCCAGGGTGCTGCTGGCGGCGCTGATCGGTGCGATGCTGGCCGTGTCCGGAACCGTGCTGCAGGGCCTGACCGGCAACGCACTGGCCGACCCGTACCTGCTCGGCGTGTCCAACGGCGCCTCGGTCGGCGCCGTCGCGGTGACGCTGTCCGGCCTCGGCGGCACCGCGCTCGGGTTGTCCGGCGGGGCGCTGGTGGGCGCGCTGCTGTCCTTCGGGGCGATGATGCTGTTGCTGCGCGGCGGTATGCGGACGGTCCGCATCGTGCTGACCGGCGTCGTCGTCGGCCAGCTCTTCGCCGCGCTGACCTCCCTGCTCGTCATGGCCTCGGCGAACGCGGAGACCACGCGCGCCATCACCTACTGGCTGCTGGGCTCGATGACCTCCGCCCGCTGGGACTCGGTCCTGCTCTGCGCGATCGCCTGCGCCGTCGGATTGGCCGGATGCTGGACCCGGTCCCAGGCACTCGACGCCTTCTCGTTCGGCGAGGACACCGCCGAGTCGCTCGGGATCAGCGTGCGCGCGACCCGGATCGCCGCGCTCGTCCTGACCGCGCTGCTGACCTCCGTCGCGGTCGCCTCGGTCGGCGCCATCGGTTTCGTCGGCTTGATCGTCCCGCATGCCGCCAGGTTCGTGGTCGGTCCACGGCACCGGGTGCTCATGCCGTTCGCCGCGGTCATGGGCGCGGTGTTCCTGGTGTGGACCGACGCGCTGGCGCGGATCGCGATGGCGCCGAGGGAGGTCCCGGTCGGCGTGGTCACCGCCCTGATCGGCGTCCCCGTGTTCCTCCTCATCCTGCGCAGGCGGGGGGAGCTGTGA
- a CDS encoding class I SAM-dependent methyltransferase gives MDSVTTNTSGFLYRSPELYDSIYRFDSTGIRLTKMCHELLVRNGKTPPDSVLDLGCGTAYKLAHLNEAGYDCTGVDYLEGMVSYARGEYPDMRFEVGDVRDVRVGRKFDVITCLGWVIENVHSCADIAKVMDTFAVHANPGALLVLGTHNPIGDLAALGAKSDFSIEREDFQATGDASFTVDRRRQILTRHLNWSLPGGATEEEVTRYRLFFPMELEHYLTSCGFGDVEMYDNIDLVPSDLAGSMLYATAIYQG, from the coding sequence TTGGATTCGGTCACCACGAACACCTCCGGTTTTCTCTACCGCAGCCCGGAACTGTACGATTCGATCTACCGGTTCGACAGCACGGGAATCCGCCTGACGAAGATGTGCCACGAACTGCTGGTCCGGAACGGGAAGACGCCACCTGATTCGGTACTCGACCTCGGATGCGGCACCGCCTACAAACTCGCTCACCTGAACGAGGCGGGCTACGACTGCACCGGCGTCGATTATCTGGAAGGGATGGTCTCCTACGCCCGTGGTGAATACCCGGACATGCGATTCGAGGTGGGTGATGTTCGCGATGTCCGGGTCGGCCGGAAGTTCGACGTGATCACCTGCCTTGGCTGGGTGATCGAGAACGTCCACTCGTGCGCGGACATCGCGAAGGTGATGGACACCTTCGCGGTCCACGCGAACCCCGGCGCGCTGCTCGTGCTCGGGACGCACAATCCGATCGGGGACTTGGCCGCGCTGGGCGCGAAAAGCGACTTCTCCATCGAACGCGAGGATTTCCAGGCGACGGGCGACGCGTCGTTCACCGTCGACCGCCGTCGGCAAATCCTCACCCGGCACCTGAACTGGTCGCTGCCGGGAGGTGCCACGGAGGAAGAAGTGACGCGCTACCGCCTCTTTTTCCCCATGGAGCTGGAACACTATTTGACGTCGTGCGGATTCGGCGACGTCGAGATGTACGACAACATCGACCTGGTCCCGTCGGATCTGGCGGGCTCCATGCTTTATGCCACCGCGATCTACCAAGGGTGA
- a CDS encoding ABC transporter ATP-binding protein: protein MTSTIHTHDVGHGHGHGHSDVPVPRRSLVARLRSLMPLLGPHRRLIGVAYLAGVVHQLLLLTSSGIGAYVVARAAGGASLTQLTGWLIVLACLILPLVVMQVADNTYAHVAAFRALADTRTKVFAAFERLSPGYLLERRSGDLGSAAVSDVEQIELFFAHTLSPLAVASTIPVATTVVLGWFHWSLACVLAPILLLLASVPGWLRRRAELHGHELRDSLGRMSADSTDTFQGLRELVNFGAHAQRLGLLRKQSARLAETKSAHGRRSGIEYAATDTIVLLGILAVLLLGARLVAAGELDRVFFPVAVVLASMAMLPVLAVTEVARELSIVAASADRLTTLLDAPAPVSDLVSEPPEGPIVPHVRFDTVTFAYRGNLRPAVREVSFEIRPGETVALVGHSGAGKSTCANLLLRFWDVTGGSVSVGGHDVRDFPQEDLRRLMTLVPQNTFLFNTSLRDNIRLGRADACDDEIEAAARAAQAHEFITTLPDGYDTVAGELGARMSGGQRQRIAIARALLKDAPILVMDEAVSNLDAASEQAVSEAMDEARHGRTTLIIAHRLSTIRTADRIVVISDGRVAETGTHEELLATGGAYVDLLASQLEGFTAPES from the coding sequence ATGACCTCGACCATCCACACCCACGACGTCGGCCACGGCCACGGGCACGGACACAGTGACGTGCCGGTGCCGAGGCGATCGCTGGTCGCCAGGCTGAGGAGCCTGATGCCCCTGCTGGGCCCGCACCGCAGGCTCATCGGGGTGGCCTACCTGGCCGGTGTGGTGCACCAGTTGCTTCTGCTCACCTCGTCCGGGATCGGCGCGTACGTGGTGGCACGGGCGGCCGGGGGCGCCTCGCTGACCCAGCTCACCGGCTGGTTGATCGTGCTCGCCTGCCTGATCCTGCCGCTGGTCGTGATGCAGGTCGCCGACAACACCTACGCCCACGTCGCGGCCTTTCGTGCGTTGGCCGACACCAGGACCAAGGTGTTCGCCGCTTTCGAACGGCTCTCACCCGGTTACCTGCTCGAACGGCGCTCCGGGGATCTCGGCTCCGCCGCGGTGTCCGATGTGGAGCAGATCGAGCTGTTCTTCGCCCACACGCTCAGCCCGCTGGCCGTCGCGTCGACGATCCCGGTCGCCACCACCGTCGTGCTGGGCTGGTTCCACTGGTCGCTTGCCTGCGTTCTGGCGCCGATCCTGCTGCTGCTCGCCTCGGTCCCGGGGTGGTTGCGGCGCCGCGCCGAACTGCACGGCCACGAGCTCCGCGACTCCCTCGGCCGGATGAGCGCCGACAGCACCGACACCTTCCAGGGCTTGCGGGAACTGGTGAACTTCGGCGCCCACGCGCAGCGTCTGGGGTTGCTGCGCAAGCAGAGTGCCCGGTTGGCGGAGACGAAGTCCGCGCACGGACGCCGAAGCGGGATCGAGTACGCCGCCACGGACACCATCGTCCTGCTGGGGATACTCGCGGTGCTCCTGCTGGGCGCGCGACTCGTCGCCGCGGGCGAACTCGACCGCGTCTTCTTCCCGGTCGCCGTCGTGCTCGCCTCGATGGCGATGCTGCCGGTGCTGGCGGTGACCGAGGTAGCACGCGAGTTGTCGATCGTCGCGGCGTCAGCCGACCGCCTCACCACGCTGCTCGACGCACCAGCCCCGGTTTCGGACCTGGTCAGCGAACCGCCGGAGGGGCCGATCGTGCCGCACGTGCGGTTCGACACCGTCACCTTCGCCTACCGCGGTAATCTGCGGCCCGCGGTGCGCGAGGTCAGCTTCGAGATCCGTCCCGGTGAGACCGTCGCACTGGTGGGGCATTCCGGTGCGGGCAAATCCACCTGCGCCAACCTGCTGCTGAGATTCTGGGACGTCACCGGTGGCTCGGTGTCGGTGGGCGGGCACGACGTGCGCGACTTCCCGCAGGAAGACCTCCGGCGCCTCATGACACTGGTGCCGCAGAACACTTTCCTGTTCAACACCAGCCTGCGCGACAACATCCGCCTCGGCCGCGCCGACGCCTGCGACGACGAGATCGAAGCCGCCGCACGAGCCGCGCAAGCCCACGAGTTCATCACCACCCTGCCGGACGGCTACGACACCGTCGCGGGCGAACTCGGCGCACGGATGTCCGGCGGGCAGCGGCAACGGATCGCGATCGCGCGGGCCCTGCTGAAGGACGCACCCATCCTCGTCATGGACGAGGCGGTGTCCAATCTCGACGCCGCGAGCGAGCAGGCCGTCAGCGAGGCGATGGACGAGGCGCGGCACGGGCGCACCACCCTGATCATCGCCCACCGCCTCTCCACCATCCGAACCGCCGACCGGATCGTCGTCATCTCCGACGGACGCGTCGCCGAAACCGGCACCCACGAAGAACTCCTCGCCACCGGCGGCGCCTACGTCGACCTGCTCGCCTCACAACTCGAAGGATTCACCGCACCGGAATCCTGA